Part of the Aquarana catesbeiana isolate 2022-GZ linkage group LG06, ASM4218655v1, whole genome shotgun sequence genome is shown below.
ccgacggactttagatttgaaacatgcttcaaatctttacgtcgtaactacgacggaccccgaaatccgcttgtctgtgtgctagtccgacggacaaaaacccatgctagggcagctattggctactggctatgaacttccttattttagtccggtgtacgtcatcacgtacgaatccgtcggacttttgtgtggtcgtgtgtaggcaagtccgttcgttagaaagtctgctgcaagtccgcggaaagtccgccggaagtccgccggaagtctgtcggacaggctgtcggacttttgtagacgaaaagtccgaccgtgtgtacgcggcatatgaacttccttattttagtccgttcgtatgtcatcatgtacgaatccgtcggactttttgtgtgatcgtgtgtaggcaagtccgttcatcagagagtccgtcagaagtccgtcaaaagtccgtcggaaagactgttggacctttttgctgccgaaaagtccgctcatgtacacggcattagtttcaAAAACTACAGGTCACTTTCTCTAATTAAAATATGTATATTTCCAGCCTTAGCTGTATGTCTTGGCTTAGCTAGAGagaaaggctgacagaagctttacagtgctgaagttcatagatgagggagaaaggagagaagatcagggagattttttttatttgtttaatgaTTTTTTACTGCTATTTTAAAGtatattatatagtatattatatatcAAAACACACAAATAGTAACAAAACAGTGTTTATTCACATCTTTCTATAACTCATATAACTACACGCCAATTCAAATATAGCAAAAGTAAAAGTATCAATCTGTTTCGAGCACAAGTATGACTATCAGGTAGATAAGAGaagacactatccttgtaagttGAATTCTTTTATGTCTCCCTgacagcagagtttgtcctgtcacctcttctactttccttttctctctctattctgtgttcacttttgttgctttcttccccctcagtaaatcttaaagctgtcagcTGACTGGCCTCTAGTGGCTccgattttaggcacagtgccgagAATAgagagccactgagcatgtgcagagcaggatgagacaatGTATTACTGTATTTTTCCCACTTGCCGATGAGCTGCCACAGTtgtggcacggctgggcgaaatgacgttatgttacatcgcttcgccctgtggccactaggggcgcgtgcacgCCGCCGGAGACGCACGCACACCCGCTGCTTGCCctaggagccgatgcgagtgcccggtgggcgcgatgatcgccgggctcccacgatcgctcatgacacaccgagaaccgggaacTGTATGTGTAAAAACACAGaccccggttctctgaggggagaagagactaatCGTGTGTTCATagaaagtatgaacagtgatctgtcatctctcctggacagtcccatcccccccttcagttagaacacagagaggcaacacacttaaccccttgatcgccccctagtgttaacctcttccctgccagtgacatttttacagtaatcagtgcatttttatagcactcatcgctgtataaatgccaatggtcccaaaaatgtgtcaaaattgtccaatgtgtccgccataaagtttcagtcttgataaaaatcgcagatcaccgccattactagtaaaaaaaataataataataaaagtgctataaatctatcccctattttgtagacgctacaacttttgcgcaaaccaatcaatatacacttattgcgatttttattaccaagaatatgtagaagaatacatatcggcctaaactgaaaaaaattagctttttttttttttaaaaaatggggatatttattatagcaaaaagtacaaaatattgtgttttttttttcaaaattgtcgctctttttttctttatagcgcaaaaaataaaaaccgcagaggtgatcaaataccaccaaaagaaagctctgtttgtggggaaaaaaatacgtcaattttgtttgggtgcaacgtcacacgaccgcgcaattgtcagttaaagcgtaaTGTCTAAAGAGGCCCGCTCACATAACGAAAACCTTTCAGGAAAGCACTCACctgtaaagaagaaaacaaatactTGCTTCTCCTACCACCCAACCGCTGAACATCACTCTGATCAGGAGATATGCTGGGGAGCAAACAATTTCTATCAAAAGCTACATATTTCCATTGCATGCTTTTGTTACGTCTATGAGCTACTAGAATATCTAAATCCAGGGCCATCATTGCCTCACCTAGTTTTACTGTTCCTAGATTCTATGATACATGTACGTTTTTAGCCCCACAGttcagaactttacatttatcaactttATACCTAATTTGCCAATTTCCATGTATTTTTTCGAATAGACCAGTTTCTCCACCATTGTATCCAGGTCAACTTATATATTAAATCATTTTTCAATGGACTGATTTTTCTATAATTTTCAAACATTTtactgttcagagtacagagaTTCATTCAACTATATATAAAGCCAAAAtatcttacagtgccttgaaaaagtattcataccccttggcattttccacattttgtcatgttacaaccaaaaactcaaatgtactttattgggattttatgtaatagaccaacacaaagtggtacataattgtgaagttgaaggaaaatgataaatgattttccaaatgttttacaaatacatatctgaaatgtgtgacgtgcatttgtattcagccccctttactctgataccccctaactaaaatctagtggaaccaattgccttcagaagtcacctaattagtaaatagagtccacctgtgtgtcatttaatctcagtataaatacatctgttttgtgaaaccctcagaggtttgttagagaactttagtgaacaaacagcatcatgaaggccaaggaacacaccagacaggtcagggataaagttgtggagaagtataaagcaggtttaggttataaaaaatcacCCAAGTTTTGAAAATCTCaaagagctctgttcaatccatcatccgaaaatggaaagagtatggcacaactgcaaacctaccaagacatggccgttcccctaaactgactggccgggcaaggagaacattcatcagagaagagccaagaggtccatggtaactctggaggagctgcagagatccacagctcaggtgggagaatctgtccacaggacaactattagtcgtgttctccacaaatctgccctttatggaagagtgacaagaagaaagacattggtgaaagaaagtcataagaagtcctgtttgtagtttgtgagaagccatgtggaggacacagcaaacatgtggaagaaggtgatctggtcagatgagaccaaaattcaactttatggcctaaaagtaaaactctatgtgtgggggaaaactaacactgcacatcaccctgaacacaccatccccaccgtgaaacatggtggtggcagcatcatgtggtggggatgcttttcttcagcagggacagggaagctggtcagagttgatgggaagatggatggagacaaatacaggacaatcttagaagaaagcctgttagagtctgcaaaagactggagactggggcggaggttccagcaggacaaggacccgaaacatacagccagagctacaatggaatggtttagatcaaagcatattcatgtgttagaatggcccagtcacagtccagacctaaatcacattgagaatctgtggcaaaacttgaaaactgctgttcacagacactctccatccaatctgacagagcttgagatattttacaaagaagaatgggcaaaaatgtcctctctagatgtgcaaagctggtagagacatccccaaaaagacttgcagctgcaattgtggagaaaggaggttctacaaagtattgatcatttatcattttccttccacttcacaattatgtgccactttgtgttggtctatcacataaaatcccaaaaaaatacatttacgtttttggttgtaagataacaaaatgtggaaaatttcaaggggtgtgaataagtTCATGGCACTGTATTCTTCTGTTATAGATGTAGTATGGAATTTATAAATCCCTtgttacattttgtttttgcatcTGAGGAGAATTCCCATAATGAGTGGATAACTCTCCAATGTGAGGTAAATCGTTTCTTAGACAGTTGCCACCGGAATATCGGAATAAGTGTCCCCCCCGGATCCTAGTAGGGtcctcagttcaaatcccaactgtGATACTACCTACACAGTAAGTAAAGAAAAATCTCAGCCACCACACACCACAGGTCTCCATGATTAAGCCCTATGagtggggcaaaacatgtcaggggcATGGCCTGGATGTAGAAAGGCTGAGACTTCAAACACCTATTACATGCTGGGCTTGTATGGTGACTGtggttgagatttttttttatctacttGTTTTGTGGTTTACATAGAGTCAGGGCAGAGTCCTAGCCTGGCCTGCACCCTCAGTAGAGCACACCAAATGGGGGACATAGATGCCAGAGCGGAGACCCTAAAACTGGTTTAGGTTTACTGTGACACTACCTACATGGAATTTTCATGTTGTGCTTGTGTGGGCTTCCTCCAGGTACTCAAGTTtcttcctacactccaaagacatgctggtaggttagttatCCCacttaaattggccctagtaagcTTGTGTGGGAAAGAACTggtatgaatgtacaatatgtaaagcactgatGCAAATTGTTGGCGTTTTATAAATATTTGTAATAGACAAATTCATATTAAGGTAGGTTATATATTTTAGGTGGAAGTTGGAGCATTTTTCTATAAAATTTTTTGTGAAAAGCTGTTCTGAAATCCTTGTTCCTCAGACTGTATATCAGAGGATTGAGGAGAGGAACAATTATGGTGTAAAAGACGGACACCACTTTGTCAGCGGCAAAATGTTGGTTAGGGCTTGGCCGAAAGTAAGTAAATACGGAGGAGCAATAAAATATGAAGACCACTGTCAGGTGAGGGGTACATGTAGAGTAAACTTTACTCCTattgctcttatgccgcgtacacacggtcggacttttcgtctacaaaagtccaacggacgctgacggactaaagctggctggtaatccgatcgtgtgtgggcttctccggactttcaactgacttttttagcctcaaatccgacggactttagatttgaaacatgcttcaaatctttacgtcgtaagtacgacggaccccgaaatcagctcgtctgtgtgctagtccgacggacaaaaacccatgctagggcagctattggctactggctatgaacttccttattttagtccggtgtacgtcatcacgtacgaatccgtcggacttttgtgtggtcgtgtgtaggcaagtccgttcgtaagaaagtctgccgcaagtccgccgaaggtacgtcggaagtatgtcggacaggctgtcggacttttgtagacgaaaagtccgaccgtgtgtacgcggcattagttttgatTTTAAGAACGGTTTTGAATATATAGACATAGGACAGGACGGTCAGTATCAGAGACCCACCTCCAAGGAGGCCACCCACGAGAAAGATAAGCAGAACGTTAAGGTAGATGTCACTGCAGGAAATATGAAATATTTGGGGAAGGTCACAAAAGAAGCTTTCTATAATATGTGATCCACAGAATGATAATCTTAAGACGCAAAGTGTGTTAACAAAAGAATAGGTAAAACCGAGACACCACACGGTGGAGGACAACTGTACACACACTTTCCGATTCATGATCTGTATGTAATGTAATGGCAGACAAATGGCGGTATATCGATCATAGGACATGGCAGACAACAGGAAAACCTCAGAGCTGGCAAAGAATATAAAGAAGAAGACTTGGGTTATGCAATCTGCTGTGGTAATCTTTCTACTCTTATTGTGAAGGTCAAATAACATTCGTGGGATGGTGACTGAGGAACAACAGAGGTCCAAACCGGCCAGGTTCCCAAGGAAGAAATACATAGGAACGTGGAGGTGAGAGTCGGTGACTGTGAGGACAATGATCAGCAAATTAGAGATGATTGTCAGAAGGTAgatgagaaggaagaagagaaaaagagggagctGAAGAGCGGAAATATCAGACAGTCCAGAGAGAAAAAAATCTGTTTGATTCCTCATTACAatatttgtattcatattttttttatcatgaaaACATTCATAAAAAGAGCAAAATTCACCTCTTCAATTCATCGTAGGACATGATTTATGGCAATCCAGTTTCTAATCAGCTATGCCAAATGTTAAAATTCTTTATCAGAAATCTCCGATTTTTGCTCAGAAAGCAAAGTTCCTGCAGAATACACAGAGCAGCGTGTAATGTCAGTTGTCCTTTATCCAAGCTACGGAGAAAAGTCAGTTTTTACTGCAACATCAGAAATAAAAGTATGACTTTCCCTAAACAACTCATTTAATTGAATGTGTGCATCAATTCTTGTAGTCCAGGCTGCATTAACAGATCCCTAATTAGGTTAAAAAATTTTGACTGATAAAGCAATCATTGCTATATATGACAATTAGAGGCGGGCGAACGGTTCgggctgagcaaaagtttggcAAACACCCAAACTTGCAGAAGCAAACGATTGGTCTGGTTGATGGTACAGCACCCCTAAGCTAGACACCTCATCCCAGCATATGTAGATACAACAAGAGAGGTaaaggggatttttgcggtgccaaataCAAGGAGACAGAATTTACTTTCATCAGTTAAAATAGAACAAAGTTTTATTACATAACATAAATGAAAGAACATGGATTAAGAAAGGGGGGGACAAtcgtctctaatgccgcgtacaaacggtcggacttttcgtctacaaaagtccgacagcctgtccgacagacttccggcggactttcggcggacttgcagcagactttctaacgaacggacttgcctacacacgaccacacaaaagtccgacggattcgtacgtgatgacgtgcaccggactaaaataaggaagttcatagccagtagccaatagctgccctagcgtgggtttttgtccgtcggactagcatacagacgagcggacttcggggtccgtcgtagttacgacgtaaagatttgaagcatgtttcaaatctaaagtccgttggatttgaggctaaaaaagtccgttgaaagtccggagaagcccacacatgatcggattaccagccagctttagtccgtcagcgtccgttggacttttgtagacgaaaagtccgaccgtgtgtacgcggcattagagtaaataCTCAGAACCGCTCCGGCCAGCCAAGTGTTCAATAGCCATTAGCCAACCAAGTTCATTTACAATAAATGTACATGAAAGGCAGACAATAACTTAAATTGTCAATCAAGAAAAATAAACACAATAAACAAAACAATAAATAGTATACAAATTTAAAATAGGTAGGGTTATATATCATAAGCGAGTTATAGATACAGATAAACACCTTATCCAATGGGAAAATGGAAAAAGGAAATTGGCTAATGGGGAGGGGGCAACAAGGGGGAAGGATgggaaaggaaggagggaagggagaaaaaaagaaaagaaaaggggagggaaTTAAACTACAAGCATGGGAGGCAACCTAAGTAGGGGGAGGGACTTGTGATTGACATTCATTGGGACTAAAGAAAGGACTTGAAGCTAAGGCTTTCGTTGAAGCCAGGGAAAGATGTGGCTTTAAGGTCGTATATCCACCGAACCTATAGCTGTAGCAGGGTGCGATTGACGCTGCCACCGAGAGAGTCTGGGGGGATATGTTCGAGTGCCAAAAATTTTATAAAATGTGGATTAAAATTGTGATATATGCCAACATGCCGGCTGATGGCAGTATCCATTTTATTTTTCTtaccttattatttatttttccagTCTGCTTTTTGTAGCCTAGTTCACAGAGCCCCATCTTAGACTCAATTAAGTGTATCTCCTTCATGGACTACTAGACAAACAATTATTTTTTGTGAGTATTTACTCTAAGAGACGattgtccccccccctttcttaatCCATTTAGTTACCTCTCTATTAGTCTAACCTTATGAACTCTCACTGTCCCCCAGTGTCGCCCTATTTGCCCTCTATGGCCGCGCCTGACTGATTCCTTTGGACCGGGTCCTTTGGGGTTCTGTCTGGTGGTCCAGCCTGGTGGTTTGCGGGTGCTAGCAGTTGTTTGGGTAAGTGTTCATacccacgcccttttttttggCAACCAAGCTCATACCTTACCTAAATTCTTACATTCTGACTGTATACCTACCTACATTCTGACTGTATGTTTTTAGACTTATGTAATAACTTCTTTTCTCATCTGTTTAGTGGTTCCAATTaagccttgcacatcccctgaggaagctaacagCAAAACATGTCGGGTTAGTGTGCAATGTCTCTATTTGTGATCTgcgatttatttctttatttatgacCACCAAATACCTGTAATTTCATATTGCCTTAAAGCTGCGTGTTCTTTCATTTATGTTATGTAATAAAACTTTGTTCTATTTTAACTGATGAAAGTAAATTCTGTCTCCTTGTATTttgcaccgcaaaaatccccttatCCTCTCTTGTTGTATCTACCCAAATTTGcagcgcactgcacagtgcattctaagctttGCCCAACCAGGGTGCAGTAGCTGATTGTTAAGGATTGAGTCAGGAAGCTGGtcgcggcatccttaacaaccgataagtcattagctgtcaatgggcttcccggctgacagctgaataaagaaagaaaaaacattgccgacaataaaaaagtgaaaaaaagaatggCAAGGGGATCCCCACCAATCCATGCCAGgttcttatccaagcatgcaggaaagggggggagcgaACGCCCCCCATCCTGAGCAAtaacaggtcacatgccctcaacatggggagggaggggggctgtaGGGAAGGTGGGGCTCTGCcctccaccacaaagcaccttgtccccatcttgatggggacaagggccttatcccccacaaacctggccggtggttgtgggggtctgcgggcagggggcttatcggaatctggaagccccctttaacaagta
Proteins encoded:
- the LOC141147448 gene encoding olfactory receptor 8G17-like; translated protein: MRNQTDFFLSGLSDISALQLPLFLFFLLIYLLTIISNLLIIVLTVTDSHLHVPMYFFLGNLAGLDLCCSSVTIPRMLFDLHNKSRKITTADCITQVFFFIFFASSEVFLLSAMSYDRYTAICLPLHYIQIMNRKVCVQLSSTVWCLGFTYSFVNTLCVLRLSFCGSHIIESFFCDLPQIFHISCSDIYLNVLLIFLVGGLLGGGSLILTVLSYVYIFKTVLKIKTNSNRSKVYSTCTPHLTVVFIFYCSSVFTYFRPSPNQHFAADKVVSVFYTIIVPLLNPLIYSLRNKDFRTAFHKKFYRKMLQLPPKIYNLP